GATCTGGATGTTTCAGAAAGTAGCCTATCTGGAAGGTGAAGGCATTATCGAGATGACCTTGTCCTCTACCATCCTCCCCTATTTATTTGATTTAAAAAACAATTTCACTTCTTATGAGATTGCCGCGTCTCTGAAATTGAATAGCATATATGCGAAAAAGATTTATCCCCTCTGCTCTCAATGGAAAGACAAAGATGCTACTCCCATCTACGATATTTTGGAGTTAAAGGGAATCCTAGGAATATGGGATGAAAAAGAACGTGTGGAGGGGTATCCAAACTTCGGTGATTTTAATGCGCGGGTTCTTGCCCCTTCCATTAAAGCAATCAATGAAGTAACTGATTTAGAGATTTCACTAATTACCGCAAAAAAGGCCGCGCCATTAAATCGGTAGGTTTTACTGTAAAGCAAAAGCCAAGGGCGTTGGCAAGTAATTCGCCAGAACCCGGTGTATCAACGCCACCAGAAGGTATAAACCAGGCTCAGCTGGATAATGCTTATCGGACACTGGATGGGTTTCATATTGTGGATCAGAAATTACGGCTTCAAATATTATCCAGCCCTGATATGATTCGTCAGGTAAACAAGTTTGCCCACGACCTAAAACTGAATAAAGTAAAGGCTACCTCAAACCCTGCCGGCCTGCTCTTGGCAATCCTAGGCCTGGTTGATACCAAGAGGAAGACGTCGAAAAAGATTACTAAGTAAACTGGGTATACTTAGTAATCTTACTTTACTAAGTATATTCTCTCTCTTGTAGCGGGGCATAGCTAGCAGCTGGTAGCAGTTGCTGCTACTCCTCATCTACCCTTGGCAGCTCCTGTTCACCTGCCTACTGGTTGCTTCCTGTTCTAGTTGGTCAACCAGCTGTCCTGCGATTACCGCATTATTAAAGTAATACAAGATTACCTAGTCCATTAGGTAAACTAGGTCTATAGTGATTACTTAGTAAAATTGGTAAACTTAGTATACTAAGTAATAATAGTAAATAAAGTTGTGTTTGTAATCTCAGTGTACTAAGTTTACCCTGTACACAACGCAAATCACATTAACCCACTTCTGCCATGAGTCAAGAAACCCACGTCTGCCGGGTCATTGCCATTACCAACAACAAAGGAGGAGTTTGTAAAACTACTACGACTGTTGCTCTGGGTGCTCAGCTCGCTGAGCTTGGTCATCGAGTACTCCTTATCGATCTTGACCCGCAGGCCAACCTGACCAAGCATCTTATTGGTAAGGAGCCCGGTGCCCTCGAAGCCATTGAACTGCATATCGGGGATGTATTGTCCGGTTCGACTACGCTGGCAGATGCTGTTCTGGCCTACTCCTCTACCAACCCGGACCTCATGGATAAAACGCTGCATTTTGTGCCGGCGTCCTACATCATGGAACAGTATGAGAAAGGGCTAAGCAAAAAGCCTGAAATGCCCCAGCTCTTACGGAAAGCTATCCGTCCCCTGCGCCCCCACTATGACTACGTGCTACTGGATTGCCCTCCGCAAATGTCCTTGTTCACTTATCTAGCCCTAGCTGCTGCTGACTACTTCCTTGTAACGTCTCTGGCCGCCACATTCAGTTACGATGGAATCAAGAACATTTTCGAGGCGGTTGAAGATGTACGGGACTCAGTTAATCCAAATCTGCAGTTCGCAGGAGTTGGTATTATGCGCTATAACCCCAAAATCCGCCACAAACCGCACGAAAATGCGGTCAATAAAATTGAGCAGTTAGTCACCGAGCAGTTTGGCCGGGATAAAGTATTGGGCTATGTGCGGGAAGATCGGATGGTAGAAGCCGCTCAGGAGGAGGGTCGCATTATTCATGACGTCGCCACCTTATCCAGGGTGAAGGATGATTACTATGCCCTGACGACCAAACTTGTAGAAGCAGTTCGCTAAGACCTTACACTATGGCCACGAATGACAAAGCAGCCGCTGAAACACCCACGGCGAATGAACCCAGTACAAAACCTAAACGGGTTTTCTTTCCTCCCGCCAGTAGTGAGCCAGAGGAATCGGAAAGCGTACCTCTCCCAGCTGAACCAGTAGCAACTGCTTCCTCCCCGCAACCAACTACCACACCCGCTAGAAAAGTCCCGGGCGCCGAGTCCAGCTCTGCTCGCCCAGCCGCTGCTACTCCAATTGGGGCAGTAGGAAAAAAAGGGGACCCAAGCCGTCCGCCGAGCCTTTAGAGCATTTGACAGTAAAGGTGAAGTCCGAGTACGTGCAAAAGATTGATAGCATGATGGAGGATGCTCCCCGCCACGTGCTCAAACAAGACCTGGTGGACTTTATGCTGGCAGACTTCTTTCGTCGCCACCAGACATTGCCTGCAGCATTACTTGCGAAGCCAAAGCCCGATAAGAAACCTACCCGATAGGGGAGGAGAGGGGTTGGCTCCGACAAGTCCACCTGAACTTCAGAAGTAACAATAGCGGGCAGGGCAAGGCTCAACAGGCAGCCTTGCCCTGAACTGCCTAGAAGTAACCATCCACGCCTGAGTTGAATATGCCTGGACCTGGCTGTAGCTCTGCATGGCCAGCAAACCAGGAGTCCCACATCACCCACCGCTCAATATGGCTCGCATCCTGATTGTCGAAGATGAAATAATGATTGCTCAGGGCATTGTCCGCACGCTGAAGCGTCTGGGCCACATGCCGCTCGAACCGGTGGATAATAGTGACGATGCCATTGGGGTATTAGGCACCGAACTAGTGGATCTGGTTCTCATGGACATAAACATCGAGGGGGAATGCGACGGCATTGCGACGGCCCTGCAGGTGCGCCGGCAGTTTGGTACTCCAGTCGTGTTTTTGACAGCCAGTACAGACGAGCAAACCTTGAAGCGTGCTACGTTGGTGAATCATAGTGGCTTCATCACGAAACCGTATACCGATGATATGCTTCGCGTGACGGTCTCCCTGGCCTTGTCCAAAGCCAACCAGCCCCCCGTACTTCATTCGAGCACGCCGCACTTCTTGCCAGCAGACCAAACGGCCTCAACCTTACCTAATGGTCAGCTACAAGATCCACTGATGGTGCGCATGCTGAACAGCAACACCAGCTATAAAAAAGTTAACCTGGCCGACATCCACTACTTTGAAACAAAGGGCAACTATATGCTGCTGGTGACGACTACTGGCCGGTATATGTTCAACTCTACCCTAACAGACTTACTGCCGCGGCTGCCGGCGTACTTTATCCGGCCGCACCGGTGCTTTATCATCAATCTGAATTTTGTGGAAGGCCTGGAGGAAAGCGTCGTTATCGTGGGCAAGGAAAATATTGCTGTTAGCCGCACGTACAAAAACGAGCTAAAAGCGCGTCTAAATTTCCTTGGATAGATATAATTCATGCCATATATCGGCTGATGATTCTAGATAGCTTGCATTTCAATCGCTTCTTAATGCAACTCAACCGCTAATTCTGGTTGACTCATCATAATTCCTGGTGCGGGTGGAATAAGGATGGCACATTTGTCTTGCCTTCCGCTCAGATCAACTAGGTGCTGAGCAGAAGGCACCGTCCTCTACTTCCCTCCACCGTTTATGAACCAGCTACTTATCGCCTCGACCCCAACTCCCCCGCCCTATTTCTGCGGTTCGACCTGTCGCCTGTTAAGGAAGTTATGGTAGAGGGTGCTAAACACGCCGCCTGTACCCTCATCGTCTTATCGGACCTACGCAAAAAGAAAGGGGCCGAAGTTTCGGTAAACGTGCGCACCAGTGAAGCGCGCGAGGAGGAGATTGGCAAATTCATTTGCATCAGCCACCCACTGATTACGAAAAAGCCGAAACGGCGCCTGGTACCGGCTACCGATGAGCAGCTGGTACAGCAACTCCTCCTGAAGGTACAGGAAGTAGTACCGTCTGCCCAGATGAAGTGGAACGATAAGGATATCTGCTGGTATATAGTTGTTCCCAAAAGTTAGTCAGCGAGTCTGGCAGCCTATAACTAACCCATCAGGGGGCATGAACCTTACCAGCGGTTCATGCCCCCTGATGGTTTTTGCAGCTAGCCATCGCGCTGCCGTGAGGGGCATTATGTGCTTGGGGGATACTGCTGGCGAGAATGGCCCAGACAGCCCAACAGCCACGGCCGAGGAAATTTCCCAGGCATCAGTAACCGAGCGTAAAAAAGATTCTCCTGAATGCTTGGTGTTTTGCTCAAAACCAAACTCCTTTGTGTCGCGTCCCACCGTGGGGATAAAGCTGAAAAGCTGCCAGTGGATTGAGCAGAGGTGACCTCGCTCATAACGGAGTATCCAGATCACCATGAGATGTAAGGATGAATAACAGCAGGCACGTAGTGTCTGCGCATACCTACCGTATCATGGCTCATGATAAGCCCTTCAAGGCGAAGCAGCTCCTCGTCATACTTCAGCTAATTGTCATTCTAGCTGATCTAGTGTTTCGAGTGTACACAATGCTGAATAGCTGATGCACAAAAAAAGACCCCTCTGCATCCAGAGGGGTCTTTTCGCTATTGGTTCTTACTCCAATCTTCGGTTAGCCCTTTTATCCAACTACGCCCGCGCAAGGGTGCACCGGGTACCGGTCTGGCAGTCAGATTCGACCTCCAGGATAGCTTTGAGCTGCTTGGCAAGGCTGGCAATCAGCTGCGTACCCAGTGAGGCCGTAGGAACCTTGTTGCTGTTATGTAAGCCCAAGCCATCGTCAGCAACCAAAAGTTGAAATGAGGCCCCCTGTCCACTTAATTCGACGTGCACGCGCCCACTTGCCCGCCCAGCGAAGGCATGTTTGTAGGAGTTCGTAACCAGCTCGTTTACCAACAGGCCGAAGGGTATTGCTTCCTTGACCGTCATGATCAACGGGGCCAGTGTTTTCGTTATGATGATCGGCTTCTGTGTCGAGTTGTAGGAAGTATGCAGTGTGTCGAGAAGTTTGGTCAGATAAGCATCCAGCTGTACTTCCGCCAGGTTGTCGGTCGCATACAACTGCTCATGGACCAGCGCCATACTCAGAATCCGGGCCTGGCTGGCTTCCAAAGCGCTGGCCAACTCTGGCTCCACTTCCTGTTGCCAGGACAGCAGGGTGCTAATAATTTGAAGGTTATTCTTTACCCGGTGGTGTAGTTCCTGCAGCAACACCTGTTTTTCTGCCGCCTGCCGCTGATTCTCCTCCGCCTGACGGTGGTTTTCATCCGCCTGCCGCTGGTTCTCCTCCGCCTGCCGCTGAATTTCCTCATTTGCCAGACTGAGGGAGGTATTCCGCTCTTTGAGCTTCCGGTAATACAACGTAACGATTACGATACAGATGATGGCCACCAGTAATGACCCCAACATGATCATCATCCAGTAACGCTGGGTATTACTTAGCTTCCGGTTTTCCAGGTTGGCCTGTGTAAGCTTTTGAATCCGCATCCGGTCATGTTCCCGCTGCCGGGCTTCCAGTGAGGCCCGTTGCTGCCCCAGGGAACGAGCAGTTTCAATAGTGAATATGGTCGAATTCAAGGCCGCCAGCTGGTCGCGATACATAACTGCGTCCCGGAAGTTGCCTTTCGCTACGGTTATCTGACTGAGCAGCTGCAGGGCCGAACGTTGGATTCCAACCGACTTGATCCGGCGGGCCAGCTCATTTGTCTCCAGTGCCAGGCGGTTAGCAGTGGCCAGGTTACCCAGTTTGAAGTTGAAGTCCGCCAGATCTAGTAGCGTGTGCGCCTCGCCCAGCACATTGTTCTGGCGGTGATGGATGGCTGTCGCCGCTTGCAGCCGACGCTGCGCGGAGTCCCTGGCCGCGTAATGAACTGATTTCATTTCCAGCAAGCCTGCCACCAGCTTGGTGACACTCGCCCGGTACTGAACAGGCGCCAGCGTCGCAATCGCCCGACGTCCATAGGCCAAGGCTTTGCCATGATTGCCCAGACGTGAATAGCAGGTCGCCAGATTTGAACAGATCGATGCCGCGACTACTGCTGAATCTTTGCTCAGGGGCGGATAGCGTTTATAACTCTGCAGGGCATCATGCAGCAGCTTGCCGGCATACTTGTGGTTCCCCATATCGGTGGCCGTTGCCCCCATGCTATTGTAAAACGACCAATAATCCTGCGTGTAGCTATAGTTTCGGGCCTTTTTCAGCCCGACTGTATAGTACTGCATCGCGGCGCCTAAATCACCATCCTCACTGGCCAGTAAGCCGGATAACCGTAGCGCGTCCAGCTCGCCGGGAATGTCCTTTACTTTGCGGGCATACTGCAGGGCTTTGCCTGCATGCTGCCGGCCGGCAGCCAGGCCGCTTTTATTCACCATGAGCATAGCTGTTTTGTTTAGCTGCTGCACATGCTGCGCATTCCTGAGGCTGGTGACAGGAGGGGAGGGGGTAGATTCGGAAGAATGCACCTGCTCAATCAAATCACCCGAATCCAGGTGACTTGGCTGCGCAAGCAGCGGCAGGCAAAGCAGAAAACAACTGGTAAAGAGAAGGGCATAGGGTGAGACAACCGTTGTCACGGTAAAATCTTTCATATTCACAGAATAGTTATTTTACCTCTACGGTCAGGCCAAGGTAAACAAGCCGGCCGATCTGCGGCCCCCCGTACACTTGTATGTTCCGCGAGTTAAGCAGATTGGTACCTCCGACCTGTAGTAGTGTATGCTGCTTCGGCAGCCGAAAGCCTAGATCGGCATCAAGGGTCGAATAATTTTCGAGCTGGCCGGTGGCGAACGGGGACTCATACAGATGGCCTTCGGCCCAGCGGTAGTTGAGCGAGTAGTTGAAGGCCTTGCCCACTTCCCCGTAAGCGCCCAGGTTGAACTTGTGGCGGGGCGTGTTGTAGTAGGCCTGGAAACGCTCGGCCAGGCGCTTGCGCTCCAGCAGGCTGAGCGTGTAGTTGCCCGTCAGGTTCAGCTGCTTGCGGGGCGTGTAGGTCAGCGAGGCCATGCTGCCGGAGGCGTGCACCTGCTGGGCCGCGTTGGCCTGCACCTGGATCACGCGCGTCGGCCCGGTCTGCAGCGGCCGCGCCCCGGTGGCCGCCGCCGCCAGCTGCGCCGGCGTTGGACGGCTCCCGTCTACATTACCAATAAATCTCACCTGCCGGATGAAGTCCCGGTAATTACTGATGTAAAAGTTCGCGTCTACTGTCAGCTTGGCGGCCGGCTGCCCTTTGTAGCCGATTTCCCACGTGGCCACGCGCTCCGGCTTTAGGTTATTGATGTTGACTTCGTAGGCCTGTAAAGTAGCCTCTGCCGGAGTTTGTGAAGAAAGGATTGTTGGCAACACCCCTTCAATTTCCGTGCTGTAGCCCTGAAAGCCCTTATTCACGTTGCCCAGCAAAATAAGCCGCTGCAAATCCAGTTGCAGGTACTGGCCCTGCTGGGTTGGCGAACGAAAAGCCTGCCCGAAACTGGCCCGGAAGGTATGCTGTTCCTGTTTGCCGGCGGAATAAATCATGGCAACCCGGGGTGAGAAGAGCTGCGGGAAGTTCTGAAACCCATCGAGGCGGGCTGCACCCATAAACTTTAGCTTATCCTTCCAGGCCGATTTTGTGAGCTGCGTAAAGATGCCATACTCATCGTTGATAATGCGCTTGCCATCCTGATCAGAGAAGAGCTGACCGTTAGAACCCAGCCGGTATTGGCGATATCCCCCACCAATTACCCCATTCGCAACCGGTGAGCGCCACTCGTACTGTGTGCTCAGGTCACTTAAAAAGGAGCTTGGATTGAGCTGAGTCCCTCTGCCGGGCATTTCATCCGTAATAATTTGTTTACGGAGTGCATTGAATTCGGGAGAGCCGGCCATGAGCTGGAAGGGGGCGGCCTGCGCGCGGGCGGCCTGCTCGGCCCCGGCCGTGTTGCCGGCGTTGGCCGGGTTGGCCAAAAACGTGTTGTAGGCCAGGGCATAGGCCCCGAAGTATTGCTGGGCATAACTCCTGTTCGCCGTCCCGGTGCGTGGGTCAACTGCCGTTTGCATATACGTACCGGTAAACGACAAATCGTACGAATCTTCCCCGAAGTCCTGGGTCTGGTAAGCTCGGACAAACCAGCGGTCGCTTTTCAGCTCCGCCCGGTACTGATTCGTAGCAATATTTTTAAACCGGTAGCGGTTGGTGTACTGGTAGGCCGTCGTGCCCTGGGCGCGCTTGAACTCCACCATTGCTTTTATTTTATCAGTCACTAGAAAGTGCACCGATGGCAGTAGCTTCCACATCATGGCCTTATCATCGCCGGCGATGATTTCGCGTTCGGTCCAGCCGGGCATGAACACGGTCTTGCCGTTGAGCGCCCCGCCCGTGGGGCCGAACGTGGTGCCCACGTCCCCGTAGCGGTTCACCGCGTCGTAGCCCAGGCCCGAGCCCTGGGCGTTGTTGCCCGGCGCGTAGGCCGCCGTGAGCGGGTCGTAGGTAGCGGCAATCCACTCCTGGCCCGTGGCGTAGCTGCCCGTCAGCTTGAGGGCCCAGCGCTGGCCCAGGCGCCGGGCGTAGCGCAGCTGCCCGTCCAGGTAGCTGCGCGTGCCCCCGCGCAGGCGCACGCTCAGGCCCGGGTGCTGGAACGGATCTTTCGAGGTGGTCAGCACCACGCCGTTGAAGGCGTTGGCCCCGTACAGGGCCGAGGAGGGGCCGTGCAGCACCTCCACCGAGGCCATGTCCACTTCCGGCAGGCCCAGGGCGTTGCCGGGGTTGATGTTCAGGCTCGGGGATTGCGTGTCCATCATGTCCACGAGCTGCACCAGGCGTTCGGAGGTGGCCCCGCTGAAGCCGCGCGTGCTGGCGCTGGCCATCAGCAGGCCCGAGCTGGTCACGTCCACGCCCTTCTGGCGGGCCAGGCCCATGACCAGGTCGGGCGTGCTCAGGCGGGCCAGGTGCTGGGCGTTGAGCTTATCGACCGTGACGGGCGCGCGCAGGATGTTCTCCTCCACCCGTGAGGCCGATACCACCACGTCGTTCATTAGCGTCAGGCTGGGAGCGAGGAAAATTTCCAGGCGCTGGCTGGCATCAGCTTCACGCAGGGTGTCGATACTCGTCTCGTAGCCGATGTAAGAAGCTTTGATCACGGCGGGGAAAGCTGTCGCCGGAATTTCCAGCGAGAAAGTGCCGCCGGCTCCCGAGTTACTCCCAATGGCGCTTCCTTGCAGATATACCGTAGCATCGGGCAGGGGTTCGCCGGCGTCCGTGTACACGGTTCCTTTTACTTCGACAATGTAACGTGTTTGGGCTAAGGCCTGGTCGGTCAACAACAGGCTTAGGCCGGTTGCTAGCATTGCAACCGAGTATAAGGACAAATACTGCATGCTAATTCGCCAAGAAGCTGGCACTGAAGGGGGAGTTGGGACTGCCTGCCGATTGGGCAGGGGAGGGAAGTAAACTGGCGTGCTACAATGCGGCACTCGCTCCAGCCCGTGTAACGCGAGCCGTCATGTAGAATAATTCTTATTTTTAATTAGCCCGTGCCGCACCATAATCGAGCTGATGGTCCCCAATCCTGGGAAATTTTCCCTTGACTTCCATTGCCTCGTACAAGCGGCAACAGGCCTTGGCCCAGCCTGTCAAAGAAGATATTGAGACTTTTTGAGCGGACTTTATTGTCATGGAGACCGTGAACACACATGGCTTGGGACTATAAATGTCAGTGTTTATTCTTATTTTATCATCTTATAATCTTGTTACCTTAATTTAATACTACCTTTGCCGCAGCAAGTAACCATCACCCAATAACTCAATCTCATCACCTCGTAGCCAGCCCCAATAGTTCCTGCAGGCATGGCGGATAGTTGCGTGAGGTCGTCCACGATACAAGCCAGCCCCTGCTGATTTTCTCCGCCTAGTTGGCGGTGCTCGTCGATGAAATCCAGCTTATACATTTTGGCCACCAAACAACTATCTCGTGGGAAAAGTGTATTACATAAGATAAATTTTGTTGCTGTTTAGCAACAATGAAACGTCATAATACGTATTATTTAACATATGATCAAAATACACGCAATTAAATATTGCTGCTATCTGGCTTTGTATTGATATTAGATTTAATAGCTTTGAAGATAAGTATGTGACTTCTTCTCTCGGTTCCTACGGTTTCTGCTTTCATATACCTACTCCTTTCGCCATGCCTGCTACTGCGCGTCAATCCCGCTTTCTTCTTCCCGTATTAGTAGCCACGTTGCTAGTTGGCTGCGGTAAGGAGTACTTTCCCGAGCCCCAGTTGCCAGCAGCGACGCAGACGGGTGCTCAAACGGCTGGTTGTAAAGTGAATGGTACGAATTGGGTACCTGTAAACGTAGATTTATTTACTTCTCCCCCGATTGTTGCTCACTATAACGGCGATTCCCAAAATCACCAGTTTACTCTCAGTCTTTCTTATTCGTCGGCCGATAAAGACTCGCCTCTGTACGATACGAGTGTCCACTTAAGTGTGCTGGATGTCCGCGCGCCTGGATCATATGTACTCGACCAGGTTGCCCGCCCGGAATTGGCTAATACAGCGCCTTCCTATGCCAGCTTCATCTATGAGGCTCCAAGTCCTTCAACCCCTCTTTTTACAGGGCCCCAGCACCTTGGACAGATCGTCATCACACGGCTCGATACAGTTGCCCATGTTATCGCGGGTACCTTCGAGTTCACTGCCCAAGAAAGGAATGGTTCAGCCACTGTGCAGGTAACAGAGGGGCGGTTTGATGTGAAGTACACAGAATAATTTCCTTAATTTCCTTCAATTAATCATGCGTAAAATTCTACTTTTGCCCCTATTATTAGGGGCCCAGCTGAGCTATGCTCAGTTGAGTTCGAAACCCGAGCCAATTGGTGCGACTGACCAACCCCAAGTTTCATCGTATACGCAACTGGTAGACAGCCTGACGGCACCACTGGATAAGTCGCGTGTTCCCAAGGGCATTCTCTATGATCGTGTGCCTGCGGTAGCGCTTCTCAATGAGTTTACGCAAGCTACCCCTTCGTCAGCCTCGCACATTTTTCAAAGCTATTTCGAACTGCGTTCGGCCGCCTATCAAAGCTCGGGATTTCCCATCAGCCGCAGTGAGTTCGCCAATATGGCCCGCACGGCGGCAACGGCGACCAAAGTAAGCTATGGCGAACTGCCTATTGGCGTGCTGGATTATCAGTTTGGCGTGCTGGACACGCTAGCGGAAGAAAAGGGTAGTATAATCACGATTAATGGGCTGTATGCTGACGGGGTGGGGAATCCCTATCAGACGCAGCAGGTGACGATTGCTGCCCTGCTCGCCGATTCGGTTAATCAGAAGGTCACGCTCACCCTGCCGCCCAATTTCTTGTTAGGTAATACCCAGCGGTTCGTTCGGTCAGTACAGGTGACGGTCGGCGGCTTCACCCGGACGCTTACGCCTGGGGGGACCTCCGCAATACTATTACCCCCCGGTCTGCTCACGGCAAGTTATCTCATTACCTTTTCCGACAGTCGTACTGTATCAGCTAAGTCAGAGATTTATGTACGACCAACGTACTTACGGCGTGACAACTCGGTAGCAATGCCTCTGCAGAACGTAAAAGGGTTACCCTGGGCAGACTACAAAGGGTTTTCAACCTATGGAGAAGGCCAGGTTACCTGCTTTCTCTATAATGACAATAGTAAAGTAGATTCTAAACTGCGTAAGCCCACCATCATAATTGATGGATTTGATCCTTCTGACAAACGCGGTATTCAAGAAATATTTACTCAGTTTAGTCCTGTTGGCGAAGCATTATATGGTGCAAAACAGCCCCGTGACCTAATTGTTCTCAATTTCCCTACGACTAAACGGCTCATCACCTATAACGGTTCCTCTGCCTATGGTGATACGGATGGCGGCGCGGACTTTATCGAGCGTAATGCATTTGTACTGATTGAACTGTTATCCAAGATCAAGCCTCTGATGGCTAATCCCAGCGAAAAGGTGACGATAATTGGTCCTTCTATGGGCGGTGTTATTTCTCGCTACGCCTTGGCCCTGATGGAAAAAAACTATGCTGATGCCAATAATTCGGCTACGTATAATAATGCTTACTGGAAGCATAATGTTGATACCTGGATTTCCTTTGATGCGCCACATCAAGGGGCAAATATTCCGCTGGGCGACCAAGCTTTCATCCGGTACTTTTCAGGCCTATCTGAGAGCGCGGAACACAATTTGTCCCGATTGAACTCCGTGGCGGCCCGTCAGATGCTCGTGTATCAGCATTTAAACCTGACTACTGGCTACTCGCTGCACGAGCCGTTTACCCGTAATCTGCAGAGCAATGGGTTGGCTGGCAGCTATGGCTACCCAACGCAGGTACGCCGGGTTGCCCTAGCCAATGGCAATGGTACTGGTGCTTTGAATACGGAAATAGGCTTACCCGGACAAACTGGTATGGAGCTGGACGTAGCCCGGAAAAAAGGCAACAAGCGGCGGCAGTTCTTTTATCGCAGCACCACGCCCGGTACACAGATCGCGGCGAATATGTACTTCGCAGGTCCCAGTAATGTAAAGACGACCATCTTCAATGGGGAGGCGCGCGTACTAGTTGCCCTTGCTAAGCCTATTGCTAAGCGTTACCAAGTATGGCTGACTGGCCCTCGAAACTATGACCTGGCGCCCGGTGGCACCTATGACGCCCAACAGCAGATTGCTACCGGTACGCTGAATGGCAAACAGATCAAGGGCGTTGAATTCCGCTTTACTCAGTTGCGCCCGAATCACTGCTTTATTCCTACCGTCAGCGCCCTGGGGTATCAGTATCGTACGTTGACCAACTATACCGGCATCAGTCAGTTGCCCGACCCGAACACGAATCTTTCGTCGCGTAATCTGATTTGCAACAACGAGATTCCGTTTGATTCCTACTACACGTACACCAATGCCAATGGTGCGCACGTGACCATGGACGGCCCGGCGCAGATGTTTCTAATGCGGGAGCTGACCGGCCAGACCCAGGCGCCCCGTTTCAAGGTTACCAATCCTCCCCAGGTTTGCCCTAATCAGGTGGCCTATGTATCGCTCGACGAATGTTCGCGCCTGGGAGATGTAACCTATACCTGGACCATAAGCGGCCCGGCAATATTTCCCAGCACGGGAACGACGACCGCAACGAATGGCGGGATTGTGCAGAGTATCCGTAGCACGGGGCAAGCTGGTACCATCCTGGTATCAGTAGTGGCCAAGCGTGCGGGGGCAAACGAAAGCCCTGCTACAACCTACCAGCTGAAGGTTATCGAGGCTGGGGCAGGCCTGCAGCCCCGGATACAGTGGGACGATTACCAGGTTCGTATATGCCCCTGGACGCCAGTAGTAATTATGGCCGAGGGCAATACTACAGGTCCATACTACTGGACGAAACGGATCGTATCAGGGAGCACCGGTGCAGTTACGACGAGTACCTACACCACCACGTCGCCCTCGACCAGCGTTACGCCCCGGTATGATAATATCACGCTGTCGGTAACGG
Above is a window of Hymenobacter sp. J193 DNA encoding:
- a CDS encoding DUF6252 family protein; this encodes MPATARQSRFLLPVLVATLLVGCGKEYFPEPQLPAATQTGAQTAGCKVNGTNWVPVNVDLFTSPPIVAHYNGDSQNHQFTLSLSYSSADKDSPLYDTSVHLSVLDVRAPGSYVLDQVARPELANTAPSYASFIYEAPSPSTPLFTGPQHLGQIVITRLDTVAHVIAGTFEFTAQERNGSATVQVTEGRFDVKYTE
- a CDS encoding T9SS type A sorting domain-containing protein, encoding MRKILLLPLLLGAQLSYAQLSSKPEPIGATDQPQVSSYTQLVDSLTAPLDKSRVPKGILYDRVPAVALLNEFTQATPSSASHIFQSYFELRSAAYQSSGFPISRSEFANMARTAATATKVSYGELPIGVLDYQFGVLDTLAEEKGSIITINGLYADGVGNPYQTQQVTIAALLADSVNQKVTLTLPPNFLLGNTQRFVRSVQVTVGGFTRTLTPGGTSAILLPPGLLTASYLITFSDSRTVSAKSEIYVRPTYLRRDNSVAMPLQNVKGLPWADYKGFSTYGEGQVTCFLYNDNSKVDSKLRKPTIIIDGFDPSDKRGIQEIFTQFSPVGEALYGAKQPRDLIVLNFPTTKRLITYNGSSAYGDTDGGADFIERNAFVLIELLSKIKPLMANPSEKVTIIGPSMGGVISRYALALMEKNYADANNSATYNNAYWKHNVDTWISFDAPHQGANIPLGDQAFIRYFSGLSESAEHNLSRLNSVAARQMLVYQHLNLTTGYSLHEPFTRNLQSNGLAGSYGYPTQVRRVALANGNGTGALNTEIGLPGQTGMELDVARKKGNKRRQFFYRSTTPGTQIAANMYFAGPSNVKTTIFNGEARVLVALAKPIAKRYQVWLTGPRNYDLAPGGTYDAQQQIATGTLNGKQIKGVEFRFTQLRPNHCFIPTVSALGYQYRTLTNYTGISQLPDPNTNLSSRNLICNNEIPFDSYYTYTNANGAHVTMDGPAQMFLMRELTGQTQAPRFKVTNPPQVCPNQVAYVSLDECSRLGDVTYTWTISGPAIFPSTGTTTATNGGIVQSIRSTGQAGTILVSVVAKRAGANESPATTYQLKVIEAGAGLQPRIQWDDYQVRICPWTPVVIMAEGNTTGPYYWTKRIVSGSTGAVTTSTYTTTSPSTSVTPRYDNITLSVTAPSTCSGVLLPAGSVNISADPTEGKMCDPYNVQVYPNPSTQYLTVTTLSETESPDQFAAKVAGPEEENPHAYQVDVYNDRSKKVQSASTKKGSLTVDTSTLPAGLYHVQIRRGGQIINRNLSVQH